The Myxococcota bacterium genome contains the following window.
GTGGTGGTGGATCTCGCCGCCGACCAGGGCGGGAACTGCGCACTCACTCGGCCGGGCGAAATCGTCGACCACGGCGGCGTGCACGTGCACGGGCCGCTCAACGTGCCCAGCACCATCCCGCTGCACGCCAGCCAGATGCTCTCGAAGAACTTCCAGAACTTCCTGCTGCACCTGCTGAAGAAGGGCGAGGCGCAGATCGACCTGGCCGACGAGGTCACGGCCGG
Protein-coding sequences here:
- a CDS encoding NAD(P)(+) transhydrogenase (Re/Si-specific) subunit alpha is translated as VVVDLAADQGGNCALTRPGEIVDHGGVHVHGPLNVPSTIPLHASQMLSKNFQNFLLHLLKKGEAQIDLADEVTAGALVTRGGEVVHPAVKAALG